In one window of Musa acuminata AAA Group cultivar baxijiao chromosome BXJ3-2, Cavendish_Baxijiao_AAA, whole genome shotgun sequence DNA:
- the LOC103974248 gene encoding succinate dehydrogenase subunit 3-1, mitochondrial: MEKNSRFAVHADSSFALCGFLNGTSGYPRLEWGHQKLPNLELPRGSRTITKLPYDCSILLQSPQRKISIYGNRAIHVTRTLAESTRVVSNRPLSPHLPVKKPQLRATFSISHRIFGASLASAIMLIPIAWKFSLLLDV; encoded by the exons ATGGAGAAGAATTCTCGTTTTGCAGTTCATGCTGATTCTTCATTTGCACTTTGTG GTTTTCTCAATGGTACTTCAGGATACCCAAGATTGGAATGGGGTCACCAGAAACTACCAAATCTTGAGCTTCCTAGGGGCTCTAGAACTATAACGAAGCTCCCTTATGACTGTAGTATTCTGTTGCAGTCTCCTCAGCGAAAGATCTCAATTTATGGGAACCGAGCCATCCATGTAACCCGCACCTTGGCTGAATCTACAAGAGTTGTTTCAAACCGTCCCTTGTCACCTCATCTTCCGGTGAAGAAACCACAGCTGCGTGCAACATTTTCCATTTCCCATCGAATCTTTGGGGCTTCTCTGGCATCTGCTATAATGCTGATCCCCATTGCTTGGAAGTTCAGCCTCCTCCTTGATGTATGA
- the LOC135631866 gene encoding cryptochrome-1-like: MGSQTKTIVWFRRDLRIEDNRALATAAKDGRVLPVFVWCPSEEGQFFPGRVSRWWLKQSLEHLDQSLRSLGAPFVFIRAESTLAALLQCIGTVGATRLVYNHLYDPVSLVRDHKIKSQLETLGISVQSFNGDLLYEPWEIYDESGLAFTTFDAYWSKCMSLPIEPTLLLPPWKLVPLEGTGSVVSCPIEELGLENEIEKSSNALLSRCWSPGWSNADKVLSEFISGHLLDYSENRMKVEGTTTSLLSPYLHYGELSIRKIYQNVRIKQIQWAKEGNCRAEESVNFFLRSIGLREYSRYLCFNFPFTYERSLLGNLKHYPWRADEGQFKSWRQGRTGYPLVDAGMRELWATGWIHNRSRVIVASFFVKFLLLPWTWGLKYFWDTLLDADLEGDILGWQYVSGSLPDGHELKRIDSPEVQGQKYDPDGEYVRNWIPELARVPTEWIHHPWDAPRTLLKASGVELGLNYPQPIIEFDTARDQLDDAVNMMWQLDRASRVAKLSGLEEVVADNLINLNTLDIPKVIVKEEVFCSSSSLDQKVPSLHNMKDSSIKKKPKDVSGKRSDLVGSCSPMNILEKSKIDVDLLSTAKSSSARKRSISESQCAVPICFSSGCTDPCQEYDSVDQNYSNTSHSDHPCQETYQIGEKKEEEDFDAQSSLEGSRPCKKTA; the protein is encoded by the exons ATGGGAAGCCAAACCAAGACCATAGTTTGGTTCAGGAGGGACTTGAGGATTGAGGACAACCGGGCCTTGGCGACCGCCGCCAAGGATGGTCGTGTCCTCCCGGTTTTCGTATGGTGTCCGAGTGAAGAAGGGCAGTTCTTCCCTGGGCGAGTCTCTCGGTGGTGGCTGAAGCAGTCGCTCGAGCACCTCGACCAATCGTTGAGGTCCCTCGGTGCTCCCTTCGTGTTCATCCGAGCTGAGAGCACTCTTGCTGCTCTTTTGCAGTGCATTGGTACGGTTGGGGCTACCAGACTGGTTTACAATCATCTTTATG ATCCTGTTTCACTTGTccgtgatcataaaataaaaagtcAGCTAGAGACCCTTGGAATCAGCGTGCAAAGTTTTAACGGTGATCTCTTGTATGAACCATGGGAAATCTACGATGAAAGTGGGCTTGCTTTTACAACCTTTGATGCATATTGGTCCAAGTGCATGAGCTTACCAATTGAACCGACATTGCTTCTTCCTCCCTGGAAGTTGGTCCCACTTGAAG GCACAGGAAGTGTTGTAAGCTGTCCAATTGAGGAGCTCGGGCTTGAAAATGAAATAGAGAAATCAAGTAATGCATTATTAAGCAGGTGTTGGTCCCCTGGGTGGAGCAATGCAGACAAGGTGCTAAGTGAATTTATCAGTGGGCATCTACTAGATTATTCGGAAAACAGAATGAAGGTAGAAGGCACCACTACTTCGTTGCTGTCACCATATCTTCATTATGGCGAGCTCAGTATCAggaaaatatatcaaaatgtcAGAATCAAACAAATTCAGTGGGCAAAAGAAGGAAACTGTAGAGCAGAAGAGAGCGTGAACTTCTTCCTGCGATCAATTGGTCTTAGAGAATATTCACGTTATCTTTGTTTCAACTTTCCATTCACGTATGAGCGATCGCTCTTGGGTAATCTAAAGCACTACCCTTGGCGAGCTGATGAAGGTCAGTTTAAATCTTGGAGACAGGGTCGGACTGGGTACCCCTTGGTGGATGCCGGAATGAGGGAACTTTGGGCAACTGGTTGGATACACAACAGAAGTAGAGTGATTGTAGCAAGTTTTTTTGTGAAGTTTTTGTTACTTCCATGGACCTGGGGACTGAAGTATTTTTGGGACACATTGCTGGACGCTGACTTGGAAGGCGACATCCTTGGCTGGCAGTATGTGTCAGGTAGCTTACCTGATGGTCATGAGCTCAAACGTATTGACAGCCCTGAG GTTCAGGGACAGAAGTATGATCCAGATGGTGAGTATGTAAGAAATTGGATTCCAGAACTTGCTAGAGTGCCAACTGAATGGATCCATCATCCATGGGATGCTCCAAGGACTCTGCTTAAAGCATCTGGTGTTGAGCTAGGATTGAACTACCCACAGCCCATTATAGAATTTGATACAGCAAGGGATCAACTTGATGATGCTGTCAACATGATGTGGCAACTTGACAGGGCTTCAAGAGTTGCAAAATTAAGTGGATTGGAGGAAGTTGTAGCTGataatttgattaatttaaaCACTTTAGACATCCCAAAAGTCATTGTGAAGGAGGAGGTTTTTTGCAGTAGTTCATCTCTTGATCAAAAAGTGCCCTCTTTACACAACATGAAGGATAGCTCCATAAAAAAGAAACCAAAGGATGTCAGTGGAAAAAGATCTGACCTAGTCGGCTCATGTTCTCCCATGAATATTTTGGAGAAGTCAAAGATCGATGTTGACTTGCTTTCGACAGCCAAATCCTCATCTGCAAGGAAAAGAAGCATCAGTGAAAGTCAGTGTGCTGTTCCAATTTGTTTCTCTTCAGGATGTACAGATCCTTGTCAAGAATACGATTCAGTGGACCAAAATTATTCAAACACGTCTCATTCTGATCATCCTTGTCAAGAAACATATCAAATTGGAGAAAAAAAG GAAGAAGAGGATTTTGATGCTCAAAGCAGCCTTGAGGGCTCGAGACCATGCAAGAAAACTGCATAG